One stretch of Verrucomicrobiia bacterium DNA includes these proteins:
- a CDS encoding oligosaccharide flippase family protein gives MSAEAKPPSAELSPLMTRLVRAASWTLAGAVGSQVLGFAGGLLTARLLGNESFGQLSAVRGLLLAFGIFSGAGLGLAAVRYVAEFRDSDPARMAGRIQFLQRLSWMCAGVTAVIAACLTPWMSDGWLGEGSLRNVLWLGCPLVLFNGLSAIQNGILGGLEKFKAIARGMAVEATGNLLGVVFGAKVAGMGGAVGGACVAGGVAWVYRRHLLRQEGIRLQAAEKRNFDKGWLLHEAMPFIIAGTLSQPFEWFARLSLVRQPEGFVQLGYFSAAFTCAQVIAFLPRQFTVPGVALLAGLAKAQGAVTAVEVVRMNFKLLMLLASLAAIPMLLAADFILRLFGFTAGGDVLVVLVLANVAGVCSGFFRTILSASGKIWWQCGQVLVWSVVLVLTWLALEEYGALGLACAYLAAFVVVLFPQGRAARVCLQESGREDAKAGAGSETKLCER, from the coding sequence ATGAGCGCCGAGGCCAAGCCCCCCTCTGCCGAGTTGTCTCCCTTGATGACCCGTCTTGTGCGGGCGGCTTCGTGGACATTGGCCGGAGCGGTAGGAAGCCAGGTGCTGGGGTTTGCGGGCGGTCTGCTCACGGCGCGGTTGCTGGGGAATGAAAGTTTTGGCCAGCTTTCGGCGGTGCGCGGTTTGCTGCTGGCCTTCGGTATTTTTTCAGGTGCGGGGCTGGGGCTGGCGGCGGTGCGGTATGTGGCGGAGTTTCGGGATAGTGATCCGGCGCGGATGGCGGGGCGCATCCAGTTTTTACAGCGGCTCTCGTGGATGTGTGCAGGGGTGACGGCGGTGATCGCCGCGTGTCTCACGCCTTGGATGTCAGACGGCTGGCTGGGCGAGGGGAGTTTGCGGAACGTTTTGTGGCTGGGGTGCCCATTGGTTTTATTCAACGGCCTTTCCGCGATCCAGAACGGGATTCTGGGGGGCTTGGAAAAATTCAAGGCGATCGCGCGCGGGATGGCGGTGGAAGCCACGGGCAATTTATTGGGCGTGGTCTTCGGCGCCAAAGTGGCCGGGATGGGGGGAGCCGTGGGAGGAGCGTGCGTGGCGGGTGGGGTGGCGTGGGTTTACCGGCGCCATCTGTTGCGTCAGGAGGGGATCAGATTGCAGGCGGCAGAAAAGCGGAATTTCGATAAAGGCTGGCTGCTGCATGAGGCGATGCCGTTCATCATTGCGGGGACGCTCTCGCAGCCGTTCGAGTGGTTTGCGCGGCTTTCGCTGGTGCGGCAGCCGGAAGGTTTTGTGCAATTGGGATATTTCAGCGCGGCTTTCACATGCGCGCAGGTGATCGCGTTTTTGCCCCGTCAATTCACGGTGCCAGGAGTGGCATTGCTGGCGGGATTGGCGAAAGCGCAGGGGGCAGTCACGGCGGTGGAGGTGGTGCGGATGAATTTCAAGCTGCTGATGCTGCTTGCGTCCCTGGCGGCGATTCCCATGCTGCTGGCAGCGGACTTCATCCTGCGCCTGTTCGGTTTCACGGCGGGTGGTGATGTGCTGGTGGTGCTGGTGCTGGCGAATGTGGCGGGGGTGTGTTCCGGTTTTTTCCGCACGATCCTTTCTGCCTCCGGCAAGATCTGGTGGCAGTGCGGGCAAGTGCTGGTGTGGAGCGTGGTGCTGGTGCTAACATGGCTGGCGCTGGAAGAATACGGTGCGCTGGGACTGGCCTGTGCGTATCTGGCGGCGTTCGTGGTGGTGCTGTTCCCGCAAGGCCGCGCGGCACGGGTTTGCTTGCAGGAGAGCGGGAGGGAAGATGCGAAGGCGGGAGCGGGTAGCGAAACTAAATTGTGTGAGCGGTGA
- a CDS encoding FkbM family methyltransferase: protein MSGELQKLNPPPWHLQMLAAVLRGTQGWPLRDRVAQRLDRRLAEQGWVLEHESDGLRCHLELDDTVCRGTYIDDGHEVETGFYLKHLIRPGNRLWDVGACHGFVSLRMAQLAGAAGRVDAFEPVTANRLRMEKNLRLNPDLAARITVHPYALSHEAGRVMMQRTSGRNPGASHIVTEKPAEDKGRERAGVAGTEMVETRAAEAVWQETGATMIHGVKIDVEGHELQVLAGMGALVKEQPPRWFLIEVRDTFLRAAGGSREEVFAWFAERGYVAQRLVPGRTMVPDMTPRDAAAVLFLYGEEGK from the coding sequence GTGAGCGGTGAATTGCAAAAATTGAATCCACCTCCGTGGCATCTGCAGATGCTGGCGGCGGTCTTGCGCGGGACGCAGGGCTGGCCGTTGAGGGACCGTGTGGCGCAGCGGCTGGACCGGCGGCTGGCGGAGCAGGGCTGGGTGCTGGAGCATGAGAGTGATGGCTTGCGCTGCCATCTGGAGCTGGACGATACGGTGTGCCGGGGAACCTACATCGATGATGGTCATGAGGTGGAGACGGGATTTTATCTGAAGCATTTGATCAGGCCGGGCAACCGGTTGTGGGATGTGGGCGCGTGTCATGGTTTTGTGAGTTTGCGCATGGCGCAACTGGCGGGCGCAGCGGGGAGAGTGGATGCCTTTGAACCGGTGACGGCCAACCGTTTGCGGATGGAGAAGAATCTGAGACTTAATCCCGATTTGGCTGCACGCATCACGGTGCATCCTTACGCGCTCTCCCACGAAGCAGGCAGGGTGATGATGCAGCGGACGAGCGGAAGAAACCCGGGCGCCAGCCATATCGTGACGGAGAAACCGGCAGAGGACAAAGGCCGCGAGCGTGCCGGTGTGGCCGGGACGGAAATGGTGGAGACGAGAGCGGCCGAGGCGGTGTGGCAAGAGACTGGGGCAACCATGATACACGGAGTGAAGATCGATGTGGAGGGGCATGAGTTGCAGGTGCTGGCAGGGATGGGCGCGCTGGTGAAGGAGCAGCCGCCGCGCTGGTTCTTGATCGAAGTCAGGGACACTTTTTTGCGGGCAGCAGGCGGCAGCCGGGAAGAGGTGTTCGCCTGGTTTGCGGAGCGGGGTTATGTGGCGCAACGGCTCGTGCCGGGCAGGACGATGGTGCCAGACATGACCCCACGTGATGCGGCAGCGGTTTTGTTTTTGTACGGGGAGGAAGGGAAGTGA